In Streptomyces sp. Li-HN-5-11, the sequence AGGTGACGAAGAACAGGCCGCCCATGAACGCGACGGCCATGAGGACCATGAGGACCACGCCCGCGGACAGCGGGACGGAGCGGAACAGCGCGAGCGGGATCAGCGGCTCCTTCACCTTCGTCTCCCAGAAGGAGAAGACGGCGAAGCCGAGCACGGAGCCGGCTATGAACGCCCACGTCCGTCCGTCGCCCCAGCCCCAGGCCGGCGCCTTGATGAGGGCCCAGACCAGGCAGAACATGGCGCCGGAGAGCAGGACGATGCCGAGGATGTCGAAGGAGCGCGGCGCGTTCTCCGCGCGGTGGTCGGTGAGGATCAGCAGGCCCAGGATCAGGGCGAGGGCGCCGACGGGCACGTTGATGAAGAACACCGACTGCCAGTTGACGTGCTCGACCAGGACACCGCCGAGGATCGGGCCGCCCGCGGTGGAGGCGCCGATGACCATGCCCCAGATGCCGATCGCCATGTTCAGCTTCTCGGCCGGGAAGGTGGCCCGCAGCAGGCCGAGCGCGGCCGGCATCAGCAGCGCGCCGAACAGGCCCTGGAAGACGCGGAAGGTGACGACCGCGGCGATGCTGTTCGACAGGCCGATGGCGCCCGAGGCGGCGGCGAAGCCGGTCACGCCGATGAGGAAGGTCTGCCGGTGGCCGAAACGGTCGCCGAGCTTGCCCGCGGTGATCAGGGAGACCGCGAGGGCGAGGAAGTAGCCGTTGGTGATCCACTGGACATCGGCGAAGCTGGCGCCCAGGTCCTTCTGGATGGCCGGGTTGGCGATGGCCACGATGGTGCCGTCGAGGGCCACCATCATCACGCCCACGGCGACGGTGATCAGGGTGAACCAGGGGTGCCCGCGCAGGCCCGAGGCCGGTGCCGGATCCGACGGGGCTGCCGATGCCTTGTCCCCCGGCCCCGTCGCGTCGATGGTGGTCTGACTAGTCATACGTTCGAGGCTAATGTCAGCCGCTGACAATCGACAAACGAGTTCACTAGTCGGTAACTGACACGTCATGCCCTTTATAGTCTGAACTGGGGAAACGGCACACAGCACGAGGCTGGGGGCGGTAGGTGGAGCAGTACGTGGGAGAGGTCCGGAGATCTTGATGAAGACGGCGGGGACCGCGGAGGCGGCGCCGCGGCCGGGGCTGCGCGAGCGCAAGAAGCAGCGCACCCGGGACGCGCTGGTGCGGGCCGCGCTCGAACTGTTCACCACCCAGGGGTACGAACGGACGACCGTCGACGAGATCGCGGAGGCCGTCGACGTCTCGCAGCGCACGTTCTTCCGCTACTTCGCCGGCAAGGAGGACGCCGCCTTCGCGGTGCAGGACATGACGGAGGCGCACTTCGTCGAGTCGCTGCGCGCCCGCCCGCCCGGGGAGGCCCCGCTGGACGCGCTGCGCCAGGCGGTGCTGGAGGGCTGGGACACGATCAACGAGGCCGTGGTGAGCGTCGTACCCGTGGAGCTCTACCTGCGCATGCTCCGGGTGATCGAGTCGACGCCCGTCCTGCTCGCCGCGCATCTGCGCCGTTCGCTGGAGACCGAGGAGCAGATCGCACGCCTGCTCGCCGCACGCGAGGGCGTCGACGTGGACGCCGACCCGCGGCCGCGGCTGGCGGTGGCCGCTTTCGGCGGGGTGATGCGGCTGACGGGCCGCCAGTGGAGCACGGGCGAGGACTTCAGCCTGGAGGCGATCCGGGCGCTCACGGCCAGGTACCTCGACCAGGTGGGGCCGGCCCTGGCGGGGAACTGGCGTACGCCTGGCCGATCTTGAACAGGCGTACGGACTGAGGCTCCGGTCACACCGCTCGAAACGTGATCCCTGTCACTCGGTTAACGCGAGACCCCCTCGTTCTCCTAGT encodes:
- a CDS encoding TetR family transcriptional regulator; protein product: MKTAGTAEAAPRPGLRERKKQRTRDALVRAALELFTTQGYERTTVDEIAEAVDVSQRTFFRYFAGKEDAAFAVQDMTEAHFVESLRARPPGEAPLDALRQAVLEGWDTINEAVVSVVPVELYLRMLRVIESTPVLLAAHLRRSLETEEQIARLLAAREGVDVDADPRPRLAVAAFGGVMRLTGRQWSTGEDFSLEAIRALTARYLDQVGPALAGNWRTPGRS
- a CDS encoding MFS transporter; protein product: MTSQTTIDATGPGDKASAAPSDPAPASGLRGHPWFTLITVAVGVMMVALDGTIVAIANPAIQKDLGASFADVQWITNGYFLALAVSLITAGKLGDRFGHRQTFLIGVTGFAAASGAIGLSNSIAAVVTFRVFQGLFGALLMPAALGLLRATFPAEKLNMAIGIWGMVIGASTAGGPILGGVLVEHVNWQSVFFINVPVGALALILGLLILTDHRAENAPRSFDILGIVLLSGAMFCLVWALIKAPAWGWGDGRTWAFIAGSVLGFAVFSFWETKVKEPLIPLALFRSVPLSAGVVLMVLMAVAFMGGLFFVTFYLQNVHGMSPIDAGLHLLPLTGMMIVGSPLAGALITKLGPRIPLAGGMLATTVAMYGMSTLNAGTGSATMSLWFALLGLGLAPVMVGATEVIVGNAPMELSGVAGGLQQAAMQIGGSLGTAVLGAVMASKVDNDLAGNWKDAGLPPLTQSQLDQASEAVQVGVAPVAKGTPEAIAAKITTVAHDTFISGMSLASLVAAGVAAVAVLVALLTKRGQNADSGAGVGHI